Proteins encoded by one window of Panicum virgatum strain AP13 chromosome 7N, P.virgatum_v5, whole genome shotgun sequence:
- the LOC120682987 gene encoding serine/arginine repetitive matrix protein 1-like has product MAPTIPPSFPSRRGQRAAAPTITINSSDSDLAVPVIDVSSSSEVSAPSPVGVRSSSDSNEAMSRARTPPRRQRPSSPATRISAAPRRRPSPPVRSPAATVAFSSVMSSGTALIEATTQQPTRISAAPPPRRPSSPVRSPVAPVAAFSDTSGGTADDTRSSQPTRSAASRRHPSPSFLSQVPALSDWGGSGMADDARSSQRTRSTGPRRHPSPPFSSQRVSASSDWGGSGTADDATTIQPTRSEAPRRRPSPPIRSPVATVAASSDLSGGTDDKVTIQLTRSAVPLQRPSPLVAASSSYWGGSGTTNTATSQPRRSAVPRRRRPSPPPVRPLVSTVTASSNWGGSGTAGNTKSQRATSAAPLRRRSPPPPSAATSGLSSGSGGGAISQRKRKAPTQWSLNDELALLATMADLRKDNLGVVPQARYILEDIQGGGRAFSRGRVDDLDVHVLSNKMNRLKEKFATTAGIAKDNGGRLPPEAPHRERELFRASKRVWPEVFADHSAAYMAAKAGRRRAKLRL; this is encoded by the coding sequence ATGGCGCCCACGATCCCGCCGTCCTTCCCTTCCCGCCGCggccagcgcgccgccgcccccaccatCACCATCAACTCCTCCGACTCCGATCTGGCCGTGCCCGTCATCGACGTCTCGTCGTCCTCCGAAGTGTCCGCGCCCTCCCCCGTCGGCGTCCGATCGTCGTCCGACAGCAACGAGGCCATGAGCCGCgcgaggacgccgccgcggcgccagcGTCCGTCGTCACCGGCGACGAGAATAAGtgctgcgccgcggcggcgtccgtcCCCGCCCGTCCGCTCACCGGCCGCCACCGTCGCGTTCTCGTCCGTCATGAGCAGCGGCACGGCCCTGATCGAGGCCACGACCCAGCAGCCGACGAGAATaagtgccgcgccgccgccgcggcgcccgtcGTCTCCCGTCCGCTCACCGGTCGCCCCCGTCGCGGCCTTCTCCGACACGAGTGGCGGCACGGCCGACGACACCAGGAGCAGCCAGCCGACGAGAAGTGCGGCGTCGCGCCGGCATCCGTCCCCGTCCTTCCTCTCACAGGTCCCCGCCTTGTCCGACTGGGGCGGCAGCGGCATGGCCGACGACGCCAGGAGCAGCCAGCGGACGAGAAGTACGGGGCCGCGCCGGCATCCGTCCCCGCCCTTCTCCTCACAACGGGTCTCCGCCTCATCCGACTGGGGCGGCAGCGGCACGGCCGACGACGCCACGACGATCCAGCCGACGAGAAGTGAggcgccgcgccggcgtccGTCCCCGCCCATCCGCTCACCGGTCGCCACCGTCGCGGCCTCGTCCGACCTGAGCGGCGGCACGGACGACAAGGTCACGATCCAGCTAACGAGAAGTGCAGTGCCGCTCCAGCGTCCGTCCCCACTGGTCGCGGCTTCGTCGTCCTACTGGGGCGGCAGCGGCACGACCAACACCGCCACGAGCCAGCCGAGGAGATCTGCGGTGCCGCGCCGGCGTCGTCCGTCCCCGCCGCCCGTCCGCCCACTGGTCTCCACCGTCACCGCCTCGTCCAACTGGGGCGGCAGCGGCACGGCCGGCAACACCAAAAGCCAGCGTGCGACAAGTgcggcgccgctccgccgtcgatccccgccgccgccctctgccGCCACGTCCGGGCTCTCatcgggcagcggcggcggggcgatcAGCCAGCGCAAGAGGAAGGCCCCCACGCAGTGGAGCCTCAACGACGAGCTCGCGCTCCTCGCCACCATGGCCGACCTCCGCAAGGACAACCTCGGCGTGGTCCCCCAGGCTAGGTACATCCTCGAGGATATCCAAGGCGGCGGGCGCGCCTTCAGCCGCGGCCGCGTTGACGACCTGGACGTGCATGTGCTCTCCAACAAGATGAACCGCCTCAAGGAGAAGTTCGCGACGACGGCGGGCATCGCCAAGGACAacggcggcaggctcccgccggAGGCGCCGCACCGCGAGAGGGAGCTCTTCAGGGCATCCAAGAGAGTGTGGCCGGAGGTGTTCGCGGACCACAGCGCCGCATACATGGCGGCCAAAGCCGGCAGACGTCGAGCCAAGCTCCGCCTCTGA
- the LOC120681961 gene encoding uncharacterized protein LOC120681961 isoform X2 translates to MLTHPRVPTPVASGVLHVRDLSFLRPRKGDGEADGMTEEQEEEKYFEWRSSLVEKLEGIELNLEGVKFRMTVEIPPSDDFKVMKKSWEDFYSSELLNSRNPVRKIAKRPDTIVVCGVQSRWFADTRVSSKPSTLVTHTIFSAPDHRFLHWTFGRVDRKGLPSGVDFSNIYILSSGPS, encoded by the exons ATGCTTACCCACCCGCGCGTACCCACGCCTGTTGCCTCTGGCGTCCTCCACGTCCGCGATCTCTCCTTCCTCCGCCCCCgcaagggcgacggcgaggcggatGGGATGACCGAGGAACAGGAGGAGGAGAAGTACTTCGAGTGGCGGAGCTCCCTGGTCGAGAAGCTCGAAGGCATCGAGCTCAACCTGGAGGGAGTCAAGTTCAGGATGACAGTCGAGATCCCGCCGTCCGATGACTTCAAGGTGATGAAGAAGTCGTGGGAGGATTTCTACTCCTCCGAGCTACTCAATAGCA GGAACCCGGTGAGGAAGATAGCGAAAAGGCCGGACACAATTGTTGTCTGTGGTGTGCAGTCCAGGTGGTTTGCGGATACAAGAGTATCATCCAAGCCATCTACACTGGTCACGCACACAATTTTCTCAGCACCAG ATCATAGGTTTTTACATTGGACTTTTGGAAGAGTGGACAGAAAG GGTCTCCCTTCAGGTGTTGATTTTAGTAATATTTACATTCTGAGTTCGGGCCCATCCTAA
- the LOC120681961 gene encoding uncharacterized protein LOC120681961 isoform X1, protein MLTHPRVPTPVASGVLHVRDLSFLRPRKGDGEADGMTEEQEEEKYFEWRSSLVEKLEGIELNLEGVKFRMTVEIPPSDDFKVMKKSWEDFYSSELLNSRNPVRKIAKRPDTIVVCGVQSRWFADTRVSSKPSTLVTHTIFSAPDHRFLHWTFGRVDRKQGLPSGVDFSNIYILSSGPS, encoded by the exons ATGCTTACCCACCCGCGCGTACCCACGCCTGTTGCCTCTGGCGTCCTCCACGTCCGCGATCTCTCCTTCCTCCGCCCCCgcaagggcgacggcgaggcggatGGGATGACCGAGGAACAGGAGGAGGAGAAGTACTTCGAGTGGCGGAGCTCCCTGGTCGAGAAGCTCGAAGGCATCGAGCTCAACCTGGAGGGAGTCAAGTTCAGGATGACAGTCGAGATCCCGCCGTCCGATGACTTCAAGGTGATGAAGAAGTCGTGGGAGGATTTCTACTCCTCCGAGCTACTCAATAGCA GGAACCCGGTGAGGAAGATAGCGAAAAGGCCGGACACAATTGTTGTCTGTGGTGTGCAGTCCAGGTGGTTTGCGGATACAAGAGTATCATCCAAGCCATCTACACTGGTCACGCACACAATTTTCTCAGCACCAG ATCATAGGTTTTTACATTGGACTTTTGGAAGAGTGGACAGAAAG CAGGGTCTCCCTTCAGGTGTTGATTTTAGTAATATTTACATTCTGAGTTCGGGCCCATCCTAA
- the LOC120681960 gene encoding cytochrome P450 93G1-like, whose product MQMEEQQGSSCMVADPVSAVLVALIAAFTTAVALHHLIISRWRLQQALRLPPGPTSLPVIGHLHLLRPPVHRTFQELASRAGPLMHIRLGSTHCVVASTADVAGELIRGHEGSISERPLTAVARQFAYGSAGFAFAPYNAHWRFMKRLCMSELLGPRTVEQLRPIRRAGAVSLLRAARAAAARGEAVDLTRELIRLANTSVIRMVASTVPGSVTDEAQELVKAVAELVGAFNVDDYIALCRGWDLQGLRRRAAAVHRRFDALLEEILRHKEEAREARRLLDGDGDDHMKAKATTHKEDLLDILMDKAEDKTAEVKLTRDNIKAFIIDVVTAGSDTSAAMVEWMLAELMNHPEALRKVVAEIDAVVGGGRIAGEADLPQLPYLMAAYKETLRLHPAAPIAHRQSSEAMVVRGFTVPPQTAVFINIWAIGRDPASWEEPLAFRPERFMPGGAAEGLEPRGQQFQFMPFGSGRRGCPGMGLALQSVPAVLAALVQCFDWTAGGDGHQLIDMDESDGLVCARKQPLLLRPTTRLNPFPAVV is encoded by the exons ATGCAAATGGAAGAGCAGCAGGGCAGCAGCTGCATGGTCGCCGATCCGGTGTCCGCAGTCCTAGTGGCGCTGATCGCGGCCTTCACCACCGCCGTGGCCTTGCACCACCTCATCATCTCCCGGTGGCGCCTGCAGCAGGCCCTCCGGCTGCCCCCGGGCCCGACGAGCCTCCCGGTGATCGGGCACCTCcacctgctccggccgccggtcCACCGCACCTTCCAGGAGCTGGCGTCCCGCGCGGGCCCCCTGATGCACATCCGCCTGGGCTCCACGCACTGCGTGGTGGCGAGCACCGccgacgtcgccggcgagctgatCCGCGGCCACGAGGGCAGCATCTCCGAGCGGCCGCtcacggcggtggcgcggcagtTCGCCTACGGCTCGGCGGGCTTCGCCTTCGCCCCCTACAACGCACACTGGCGCTTCATGAAGCGCCTCTGCATGTCGGAGCTGCTGGGCCCGCGCACCGTCGAGCAGCTACGCCCcatccgccgcgccggcgccgtgtCGCTGCTGCgcgccgcgcgggcggcggcggcgcgcggcgaggcggtggacctcACCCGCGAGCTCATCCGCCTCGCCAACACCTCCGTCATCCGGATGGTGGCCAGCACCGTGCCCGGGAGCGTCACCGACGAGGCGCAGGAGCTGGTCAAGGCCGTGGCCGAGCTCGTCGGCGCCTTCAACGTCGACGACTACATCGCCCTCTGCCGCGGCTGGGACCTCCAGGGCCTCCGcaggcgagccgccgccgtccaccgccgcTTCGACGCGCTGCTGGAGGAGATCCTCAGGCacaaggaggaggccagggaGGCGCGGAGGCTCCTCGACGGGGACGGCGACGACCACATGAAGGCGAAGGCCACGACGCACAAGGAGGACCTGCTGGACATCCTCATGGACAAAGCCGAGGACAAGACGGCGGAGGTGAAGCTCACACGGGACAACATCAAGGCCTTCATCATC GACGTGGTGACCGCTGGGTCGGACAcgtcggcggccatggtggagtGGATGCTGGCGGAGCTGATGAACCACCCGGAGGCGCTGCGCAAGGTGGTGGCGGAGATCGACGCCGTGGTGGGCGGGGGCCGGATCGCCGGCGAGGCGGACCTGCCGCAGCTGCCGTACCTGATGGCGGCGTACAAGGAGACGCTGCGGCTGCACCCGGCGGCGCCCATCGCGCACCGGCAGTCGTCGGAGGCGATGGTGGTGCGCGGCTTCACCGTGCCGCCGCAGACCGCCGTGTTCATCAACATCTGGGCCATCGGGCGCGACCCGGCCTCCTGGGAGGAGCCCCTGGCGTTCCGGCCGGAGCGGTTCatgcccggcggcgccgccgaggggCTGGAGCCCCGCGGGCAGCAGTTCCAGTTCATGCCGTTTGGCAGCGGCCGCCGGGGATGCCCCGGCATGGGCCTGGCACTGCAGTCCGTGCCGGCCGTGCTGGCGGCGCTCGTGCAGTGCTTCGACTGGACCGCCGGTGGCGACGGCCACCAGTTGATTGACATGGATGAGTCCGACGGCCTGGTGTGCGCTCGCAAGCAACCGCTCCTGCTCCGCCCCACAACTCGCCTCAACCCATTCCCGGCCGTCGTCTGA